Proteins co-encoded in one Haloarchaeobius salinus genomic window:
- a CDS encoding polysaccharide deacetylase family protein, producing the protein MPDSSVALLYHDIVSPENAASSGVVTDGSWRYKLDPERFRTHLETIDDSPFTPSTLTETQTKQAVYLTFDDGGRTAMRAAELLEEYGFRGNFFIITDRVNESGYLTWDEIKQLNAAGHLIGSHTCTHANLLTSDDVDKELRVSKQAIIDRIGTCEALSIPKGAYDRSVFKSAWDAGYTYLLTSEPQRITEIRPKRPIGRWNVWNDTEELEIERILQSSPGYYLRTVGRWKTLKAVKGLIGRERFVRIRDRLL; encoded by the coding sequence GTGCCCGATTCGAGCGTAGCGCTCCTGTATCACGACATCGTTTCTCCGGAGAACGCTGCATCATCGGGCGTCGTCACGGATGGTTCGTGGCGATACAAACTCGACCCGGAACGTTTTCGAACACATCTTGAGACGATCGATGACTCGCCGTTCACCCCATCAACACTGACGGAAACCCAGACCAAGCAAGCAGTCTATCTCACATTCGATGACGGTGGTAGAACGGCAATGCGCGCGGCCGAGCTTCTAGAAGAGTACGGCTTCCGGGGGAATTTTTTTATAATCACGGACAGAGTGAACGAGAGCGGGTATCTCACGTGGGACGAAATCAAGCAGCTGAACGCTGCAGGTCACCTCATCGGGAGCCACACGTGTACGCACGCGAATCTCCTCACGTCAGACGATGTCGACAAGGAGCTTCGTGTGTCGAAGCAAGCAATCATCGACCGAATAGGTACATGCGAGGCGCTCTCCATTCCGAAGGGTGCATACGACCGTTCGGTATTCAAATCCGCCTGGGATGCGGGGTATACGTACTTACTTACATCCGAGCCTCAACGAATAACTGAAATCCGACCCAAACGGCCCATCGGCCGTTGGAACGTATGGAATGATACCGAGGAGTTGGAGATAGAACGGATTCTGCAATCATCTCCAGGATATTATCTGCGAACCGTTGGACGGTGGAAAACGTTGAAAGCAGTCAAAGGTCTGATTGGTAGGGAGCGGTTCGTCAGAATCAGAGATCGGTTATTGTAG
- a CDS encoding flippase, giving the protein MAEENGGLISDSLGSISQSASIWGIGRIFSQLSTFFLIIVITRSLGADGYGVYGFAVTIVTTTLFISRAGVGQSLSKFVPLYDKEAKQGELLGIALGVSVSFSFLVSVALFSAAGPISYYTLKSDSFVLVLRILSLSIIVRAVLKTVTHYFRARDEMEYNVLVNFISRPLIQLILVSSALLLGYSLIGVAVATFLGFVLATALSVTILLAKFRVFPKVPRSRELISEYLSFSAPMIVRDGAYLLMRNADTLMVGFVLANSSAVGVYKVALYLTLFLLLPLQGVNQLFAPIASRLYESGDMEALSSVYSTVTRWCFSLTLLLAIGLVGYRQEVLDLFGSDFVTGGGVVLLFCLARMVSSSVGPTDQLLMMANHQRLEMINLVFFGILNVVLNYLFLLEYGIIGAALATSIITVLNESARMAQIRWLLGINPYSSTFIKPLIAGTATGVSVWLSKLILSGIPLLVGGAIIGCLTFLVVLVLLGLEDDDRVLFNSVSPVRL; this is encoded by the coding sequence ATGGCTGAAGAGAACGGCGGCCTAATCTCCGATTCGCTTGGTTCAATCAGTCAGAGTGCATCAATCTGGGGGATCGGTCGAATATTTTCTCAGCTTTCCACCTTTTTTCTTATCATCGTTATCACGCGGTCGCTCGGAGCTGACGGTTATGGCGTGTACGGATTTGCGGTGACGATAGTTACGACGACACTGTTCATCTCGCGAGCAGGTGTTGGACAATCACTGAGCAAGTTCGTCCCACTGTACGATAAGGAGGCGAAACAGGGTGAGCTGCTCGGGATCGCACTTGGAGTGTCTGTCTCATTTAGCTTCCTCGTGAGCGTTGCTTTGTTTTCAGCAGCTGGACCAATATCTTATTATACACTCAAATCTGATAGTTTTGTTCTCGTACTTCGAATTCTCTCCCTCAGTATCATCGTTCGAGCTGTGCTAAAGACAGTAACACACTACTTCAGGGCGCGTGATGAGATGGAGTACAACGTTCTCGTAAATTTCATTTCTCGACCACTGATTCAACTCATCTTGGTCTCCTCTGCTCTGTTGCTTGGGTATTCATTAATCGGTGTGGCTGTAGCGACATTCCTTGGATTCGTTCTTGCAACGGCCTTATCTGTCACGATTCTATTAGCGAAATTCAGGGTATTCCCAAAAGTTCCAAGATCTCGCGAATTAATCTCAGAGTATTTATCTTTCTCCGCTCCGATGATCGTTCGGGACGGTGCGTATCTCCTGATGCGGAATGCTGATACGCTAATGGTCGGGTTCGTGCTAGCGAATTCGTCTGCAGTCGGCGTCTACAAAGTAGCATTATATCTTACATTGTTCCTCCTTCTTCCACTTCAAGGTGTAAACCAACTTTTCGCCCCGATTGCATCGCGGTTATATGAATCTGGGGATATGGAAGCGTTAAGCTCAGTATATTCCACGGTGACTCGTTGGTGTTTCTCCCTTACCCTGTTACTTGCTATTGGTCTCGTCGGGTACCGACAGGAGGTGCTTGATTTATTTGGATCCGACTTCGTAACCGGAGGAGGTGTAGTTCTTCTCTTCTGTCTAGCTAGAATGGTGTCTAGTTCAGTTGGACCAACTGACCAGCTCCTGATGATGGCCAACCACCAGAGATTGGAGATGATAAACCTCGTTTTCTTTGGGATCCTCAACGTGGTTCTCAATTATTTATTCTTGCTAGAGTATGGGATCATCGGTGCCGCGTTGGCAACTTCGATAATCACCGTTCTTAACGAAAGTGCTCGAATGGCCCAGATTCGATGGCTCCTCGGGATTAACCCGTACTCCTCGACATTCATTAAGCCGTTAATCGCTGGCACTGCAACCGGAGTATCGGTATGGCTCTCGAAATTGATTTTATCCGGTATCCCACTCCTTGTTGGAGGTGCTATCATAGGCTGTCTTACGTTCCTTGTCGTGCTTGTGCTTCTGGGTTTGGAAGACGATGATCGTGTTCTCTTCAACAGCGTAAGCCCTGTTCGGTTGTAG
- a CDS encoding sugar transferase, producing the protein MDSGLRYRLVSVAGTALLTVAAVFLTNLQTVHETFAMIPFFGNPAPEVLPGGELRFTAMTTLLVVLAAMWPLFKPQPRRILDAILLTQKRVFLAMVLLAAIGYFKYSYRLPRTTLMLTTVVLFVALPVFVVTIRRRPRSSSRAVIIGDDPEAMDSLLAATNLQVIGYVSPPSVYAPEGFDGHTVEVADGGNVENKLDSLPCLGGFARLETVLLEHDVDTVLLAFSTTDREDFFGTLESCYDKGINVLVHRDHAEHVLTDDFSGDDLLEVDLEPWDWQDYVVKRVFDVAFAGAALVALSPVIFVIALAIKIDDGGPLLYRQERTATFGDTFTIAKFRSMVPDAESETGAKLSEEDAGGVDQRITCVGRALRETHLDEIPQLWSILTGDMSVVGPRPERPELDADIQRGVGNWRRRWFVKPGLTGLAQINDATGYQPKRKLRYDIEYIRRQSFWFDVKIVVRQLWKVGKDAGDSIIGRR; encoded by the coding sequence ATGGACTCGGGGTTGCGGTATAGGTTAGTGAGCGTGGCAGGGACCGCGTTACTGACGGTGGCGGCTGTTTTCCTGACGAATCTGCAGACTGTCCACGAGACGTTCGCCATGATTCCGTTCTTTGGTAATCCTGCACCTGAGGTATTACCGGGTGGGGAGTTGCGATTCACGGCAATGACAACGCTCCTCGTCGTGCTTGCGGCGATGTGGCCGCTGTTCAAGCCACAGCCCCGGCGGATTCTGGACGCGATTCTGCTGACCCAGAAGCGTGTGTTTCTGGCTATGGTCCTTCTCGCGGCGATCGGCTACTTCAAATACTCTTACCGACTGCCTAGAACGACTCTCATGCTGACGACTGTCGTGCTATTTGTAGCACTGCCTGTTTTTGTCGTTACGATTCGTCGCCGACCACGTTCGAGCTCCCGGGCAGTCATTATTGGGGATGACCCTGAAGCCATGGACTCACTGCTTGCTGCGACTAATCTTCAGGTGATTGGGTACGTATCGCCACCGTCAGTGTACGCTCCGGAAGGATTCGACGGCCACACAGTTGAGGTCGCAGACGGTGGAAACGTCGAGAATAAACTCGATTCTCTGCCGTGTCTTGGGGGGTTCGCGAGGCTTGAGACCGTTCTTTTGGAGCATGACGTGGATACAGTATTGCTCGCCTTCTCCACCACCGATCGCGAGGATTTCTTTGGGACGCTGGAGTCCTGTTACGACAAGGGAATCAACGTGCTGGTACACCGAGACCACGCTGAACACGTGCTGACTGACGACTTTTCTGGCGATGATCTACTTGAGGTCGATCTGGAGCCTTGGGACTGGCAGGATTACGTGGTGAAACGGGTGTTCGACGTTGCCTTCGCAGGAGCCGCGTTAGTGGCTTTATCTCCTGTGATTTTTGTGATTGCGTTAGCGATTAAAATCGACGATGGTGGACCATTGCTGTACCGGCAGGAGAGGACAGCAACGTTCGGGGATACATTTACTATTGCCAAGTTCCGTAGTATGGTTCCGGATGCTGAATCGGAAACCGGAGCGAAACTGAGTGAGGAGGACGCTGGCGGCGTCGATCAGCGTATAACCTGTGTCGGACGAGCGTTACGTGAGACACATCTCGACGAAATCCCCCAACTTTGGTCGATACTGACTGGAGATATGAGCGTTGTTGGCCCTCGTCCAGAACGTCCGGAACTAGACGCAGATATTCAACGTGGCGTTGGTAACTGGCGTCGACGGTGGTTCGTCAAGCCCGGACTGACGGGCTTGGCGCAAATCAACGACGCGACTGGTTATCAGCCCAAACGGAAACTTCGGTACGATATTGAGTATATTCGTCGCCAGTCATTCTGGTTTGACGTGAAGATCGTCGTTAGGCAGCTATGGAAAGTTGGTAAAGATGCTGGTGACTCGATTATCGGGCGTAGATAG